In Labilithrix sp., a single genomic region encodes these proteins:
- a CDS encoding (deoxy)nucleoside triphosphate pyrophosphohydrolase encodes MAAGGTPKTIRVVAAVLERDGKYLITQRRATAVLPLMWEFPGGRVEADETDQQALERELRHRLGASIAVGKLISFVSHPYEHYVVDLFLYECTLTSESLEALAVNAYKWVASGDFDQYPFTPADEASMNKLLGV; translated from the coding sequence ATGGCGGCCGGGGGGACGCCGAAGACGATCCGCGTCGTCGCGGCGGTCCTCGAGCGCGACGGCAAGTACCTCATCACGCAGCGCCGCGCGACCGCGGTACTCCCGCTCATGTGGGAGTTCCCGGGCGGTCGCGTCGAGGCGGACGAGACCGATCAGCAAGCGCTCGAGCGCGAGCTCCGGCATCGCCTCGGCGCGTCGATCGCGGTCGGGAAGCTGATCTCCTTCGTCAGCCACCCGTACGAGCACTACGTCGTCGACCTCTTCCTCTACGAGTGCACGCTCACGTCCGAGTCGCTCGAAGCGCTCGCGGTGAACGCGTACAAATGGGTCGCGAGCGGCGACTTCGATCAGTACCCGTTCACGCCCGCCGACGAGGCAAGCATGAACAAGCTGCTCGGCGTCTGA